In the genome of Populus trichocarpa isolate Nisqually-1 chromosome 6, P.trichocarpa_v4.1, whole genome shotgun sequence, one region contains:
- the LOC18100486 gene encoding GDSL esterase/lipase At5g45670 isoform X1 — protein sequence MAGGFKALLALSVVLLVSNWQHWTYGKATPQVPCYFVFGDSLFDNGNNNYLTTPVKVNYLPYGIDFPLGATGRCSNGLNIADTIAEQLGFDSFITDFGVGGFTNFLDGVNYGSSGAGILDETGYLSRDLFTMNIQLYNHKITVSRIAKQLGGDDVAKKYLSKCIYVSDMGHNDYLNNYFLDTYNSSEIYSPDEYAQHLIKNYKTQLEDLYSTGARKIAVFGLIRVGCMPSNIQQYPNELDDSLCAYKLNDDVKIFNSLLQTMLEELNEKHKDAVFTYINSYDIDSDVTNAGFKHTRESCCQVLQSGAVPCQSLSVPCANRSEYVYWDGAHFTEAKAWAFGKRAFKRQLPQDAHPYDISELVKLELHDNDVNNVNLAQL from the exons ATGGCCGGTGGGTTTAAGGCATTGTTGGCGTTGTCTGTGGTGTTGCTGGTGTCAAACTGGCAACACTGGACTTATGGAAAGGCCACGCCTCAAGTTCCTTGCTACTTCGTCTTTGGAGACTCCTTGTTTGACAATGGAAACAATAACTACCTTACAACACCTGTTAAAGTTAATTATCTGCCTTATGGAATAGACTTTCCTTTGGGGGCTACAGGAAGGTGTAGCAATGGCCTCAACATAGCCGACACCATTG CTGAACAACTAGGTTTCGACAGTTTCATCACGGACTTCGGTGTCGGAGGTTTCACTAATTTCCTAGACGGTGTCAATTACGGATCTAGTGGAGCTGGCATTCTTGATGAAACGGGATATCTTTCG AGAGATCTGTTTACCATGAATATTCAGTTATATAATCACAAGATAACTGTTTCACGCATTGCCAAACAACTGGGAGGCGATGACGTTGCTAAGAAGTACCTGAGCAAATGCATATATGTTTCTGATATGGGCCATAACGACTACCTCAACAACTATTTCTTGGATACCTACAACAGCAGCGAGATATACAGTCCTGATGAATATGCGCAACATCtcattaagaattacaaaacTCAACTGGAG GATCTGTATTCTACAGGAGCGAGAAAGATAGCCGTGTTTGGTCTTATTCGGGTAGGATGTATGCCGTCCAACATACAACAATATCCTAATGAACTAGATGACAGTTTATGTGCGTACAAGCTCAACGATGATGTTAAGATTTTCAACAGTCTGCTTCAAACAATGCTCGAAGAGCTTAATGAAAAGCATAAAGATGCTGTATTCACCTACATAAACTCTTACGATATTGATTCTGACGTAACAAATGCAG GTTTCAAACATACCCGTGAGAGCTGTTGCCAGGTGCTACAATCTGGTGCCGTCCCATGCCAATCCCTTTCCGTCCCATGTGCCAACAGGAGTGAGTATGTGTACTGGGACGGGGCCCATTTTACTGAAGCTAAAGCTTGGGCCTTCGGAAAAAGAGCATTTAAACGGCAGTTACCTCAGGATGCACACCCATATGATATCAGTGAGCTAGTTAAGCTAGAGCTTCATGATAATGATGTTAACAATGTCAACCTTGCTCAGCTCTAA
- the LOC18100486 gene encoding GDSL esterase/lipase At5g45670 isoform X3 has translation MAGGFKALLALSVVLLVSNWQHWTYGKATPQVPCYFVFGDSLFDNGNNNYLTTPVKVNYLPYGIDFPLGATGRCSNGLNIADTIAEQLGFDSFITDFGVGGFTNFLDGVNYGSSGAGILDETGYLSRDLFTMNIQLYNHKITVSRIAKQLGGDDVAKKYLSKCIYVSDMGHNDYLNNYFLDTYNSSEIYSPDEYAQHLIKNYKTQLEDLYSTGARKIAVFGLIRVGCMPSNIQQYPNELDDSLCAYKLNDDVKIFNSLLQTMLEELNEKHKDAVFTYINSYDIDSDVTNAGFKHTRESCCQVLQSGAVPCQSLSVPCANRSEYVYWDGAHFTEAKAWAFGKRAFKRQLPKDAHPYDISELVKLELHDNDVNNVNLAQL, from the exons ATGGCCGGTGGGTTTAAGGCATTGTTGGCGTTGTCTGTGGTGTTGCTGGTGTCAAACTGGCAACACTGGACTTATGGAAAGGCCACGCCTCAAGTTCCTTGCTACTTCGTCTTTGGAGACTCCTTGTTTGACAATGGAAACAATAACTACCTTACAACACCTGTTAAAGTTAATTATCTGCCTTATGGAATAGACTTTCCTTTGGGGGCTACAGGAAGGTGTAGCAATGGCCTCAACATAGCCGACACCATTG CTGAACAACTAGGTTTCGACAGTTTCATCACGGACTTCGGTGTCGGAGGTTTCACTAATTTCCTAGACGGTGTCAATTACGGATCTAGTGGAGCTGGCATTCTTGATGAAACGGGATATCTTTCG AGAGATCTGTTTACCATGAATATTCAGTTATATAATCACAAGATAACTGTTTCACGCATTGCCAAACAACTGGGAGGCGATGACGTTGCTAAGAAGTACCTGAGCAAATGCATATATGTTTCTGATATGGGCCATAACGACTACCTCAACAACTATTTCTTGGATACCTACAACAGCAGCGAGATATACAGTCCTGATGAATATGCGCAACATCtcattaagaattacaaaacTCAACTGGAG GATCTGTATTCTACAGGAGCGAGAAAGATAGCCGTGTTTGGTCTTATTCGGGTAGGATGTATGCCGTCCAACATACAACAATATCCTAATGAACTAGATGACAGTTTATGTGCGTACAAGCTCAACGATGATGTTAAGATTTTCAACAGTCTGCTTCAAACAATGCTCGAAGAGCTTAATGAAAAGCATAAAGATGCTGTATTCACCTACATAAACTCTTACGATATTGATTCTGACGTAACAAATGCAG GTTTCAAACATACCCGTGAGAGCTGTTGCCAGGTGCTACAATCTGGTGCCGTCCCATGCCAATCCCTTTCCGTCCCATGTGCCAACAGGAGTGAGTATGTGTACTGGGACGGGGCCCATTTTACTGAAGCTAAAGCTTGGGCCTTCGGAAAAAGAGCATTTAAACGGCAGTTAC